Proteins encoded in a region of the Euleptes europaea isolate rEulEur1 chromosome 3, rEulEur1.hap1, whole genome shotgun sequence genome:
- the FBL gene encoding rRNA 2'-O-methyltransferase fibrillarin, with protein sequence MRPGFSPRGGRGGGFGDRGGRGGFRGGRGGGFRSPGGEGGFRGGFRGGEGGFRGGFRGGRGGGGGRGRGGGRGGRGGFRGGKKVTVEPHRHEGVFICRGKEDALVTRNLVPGESVYGEKRISVEDGEVKVEYRAWNPFRSKLAAAILGGIDQIHIKPGAKVLYLGAASGTTVSHVSDIVGPEGLVYAVEFSHRSGRDLINVAKKRTNIIPVIEDARHPHKYRMLLGMVDVIFADVAQPDQSRIVALNAHNFLKNGGHFVISIKANCVDSTAAPEAVFASEVKKMQQENMKPQEQLTLEPYERDHAVVVGIYRPPPKQKK encoded by the exons GAGGTGGATTTAGGTCTCCCGGAGGAGAAGGGGGCTTCCGAGGAGGCTtccgaggaggagaagggggcttCCGAGGAGGCTTCCGAGGAGGACGTGGAGGAGGCGGTGGACGCGGTCGAGGCGGGggccgaggagggcggggaggcTTCAGAGGTGGTAAGAAGGTTACAGTAGAGCCCCACAGGCATGAAG GAGTCTTCATCTGCCGGGGAAAGGAAGATGCGCTGGTGACCCGGAACCTAGTACCGGGCGAGTCTGTCTACGGAGAGAAGAGGATCTCTGTGGAG GATGGGGAAGTGAAGGTGGAATACCGAGCCTGGAACCCCTTCCGCTCCAAACTGGCTGCCGCCATCCTTGGAGGTATCGATCAGATCCACATCAAACCTGGCGCCAAAGTGCTGTATCTGGGAGCGGCCTCGGGGACGACAGTCTCTCATGTCTCTGACATCGTCGGGCCG GAGGGGCTGGTGTATGCCGTGGAATTCTCCCATCGCTCAGGCCGCGACCTCATCAACGTGGCAAAGAAGCGTACCAACATTATCCCTGTCATCGAGGATGCGCGGCACCCACACAAATACCGCATGTTGCTTG GAATGGTGGACGTCATTTTTGCAGACGTGGCTCAGCCCGACCAGTCGCGTATCGTGGCTCTGAATGCACATAACTTCCTGAAGAATGGGGGGCACTTTGTCATTTCCATCAAG GCCAATTGCGTTGATTCAACAGCAGCGCCTGAGGCAGTCTTTGCATCAGAGGTGAAGAAGATGCAGCAAGAAAACATGAAGCCCCAGGAGCAGTTGACTCTGGAGCCTTACGAGCGAGACCACGCTGTGGTGGTGGGCATTTACAG ACCTCCTCCCAAACAGAAGAAGTAG